A portion of the Homalodisca vitripennis isolate AUS2020 chromosome 2, UT_GWSS_2.1, whole genome shotgun sequence genome contains these proteins:
- the LOC124356271 gene encoding cuticle protein 16.5-like isoform X1, translated as MYILGILPLLFAVASASYLSSNIGSTHPSIAYATPVSYASPSVSYAAPRVSYAVPSPVALSSTYSLASPASYVQPAVAYSAPAVNYAPVSTSYANTYRISNTARTVVPTPYVTAAPVVAAPVIAGYAAYGTPTLSNYASASNFRNAVNGYGNNDGYQSSNNNGYGNSNNGYESNSNGYGANNGNNNNGYRNSDGVASNNDYATSGSYSSPNNNGNNGSGNYETSSNNRNNHGSY; from the exons ATGTACATACTG GGAATTCTACCTCTTCTCTTTGCCGTGGCTTCGGCCAGCTACCTGAGTTCGAACATAGGGTCCACACATCCTTCCATCGCCTATGCTACTCCTGTGAGCTACGCCTCTCCTTCAGTGAGCTACGCCGCCCCAAGGGTAAGCTACGCTGTTCCCTCACCAGTCGCCTTGTCCTCTACTTACAGTCTCGCCTCTCCTGCCAGCTACGTTCAACCCGCCGTCGCTTACTCTGCACCCGCAGTCAACTACGCTCCTGTGTCTACTTCCTACGCCAACACTTACCGCATCTCTAACACCGCCAGGACTGTAGTCCCCACCCCTTACGTCACCGCCGCTCCAGTAGTGGCTGCCCCTGTGATCGCCGGGTACGCTGCTTACGGTACACCTACTCTCTCGAACTACGCCAGCGCAAGCAATTTCCGAAATGCCGTCAACGGATACGGAAACAACGATGGATACCAAAGCTCTAACAACAACGGATACGGAAATTCCAATAATGGTTATGAAAGCAACAGCAATGGTTACGGAGCCAACAATGGAAACAATAACAACGGCTACAGAAACAGCGATGGAGTTGCTAGTAACAATGATTACGCAACTTCCGGAAGTTACTCCAGCCCTAACAACAACGGAAATAACGGGAGCGGAAACTACGAAACCAGTTCCAACAACAGAAACAATCATGGATCTTATTAG
- the LOC124355673 gene encoding uncharacterized protein LOC124355673 has product MAIALPEYESCQKPRTAKARDLPETGTRQKPRTAKARDLPETGTRQKPRTAKARDLPETGTRQKPRTAKARDLPETGTRQKPRTAKARDLPETGTRQKPRAAKARDLLETGTRQKPRTDNSRDLG; this is encoded by the exons ATGGCTATTGca CTTCCAGAGTATGAGAGTTGCCAGAAGCCAAGAACTGCCAAAGCTAGGGATCTGCCAGAGACCGGGACCAGGCAGAAGCCTAGGACTGCCAAAGCCAGGGATCTGCCAGAGACCGGAACCAGGCAGAAGCCTAGGACTGCCAAAGCCAGGGATCTACCAGAGACCGGAACCAGGCAGAAGCCTAGGACTGCCAAAGCCAGGGATCTGCCAGAGACCGGGACCAGGCAGAAGCCTAGGACTGCCAAAGCCAGGGATCTACCAGAAACCGGGACCAGGCAGAAGCCTAGGGCTGCCAAAGCCAGGGATCTGCTAGAGACCGGAACCAGGCAGAAGCCTAGGACTGACAATAGCCGGGACTTGGGTTAG
- the LOC124356271 gene encoding cuticle protein 16.5-like isoform X2 gives MYILGILPLLFAVASASYLSSNIGSTHPSIAYATPVSYASPSVSYAAPRVSYAVPSPVALSSTYSLASPASYVQPAVAYSAPAVNYAPVSTSYANTYRISNTARTVVPTPYVTAAPVVAAPVIAGYAAYGTPTLSNYASASNFRNAVNGYGNSNNGYESNSNGYGANNGNNNNGYRNSDGVASNNDYATSGSYSSPNNNGNNGSGNYETSSNNRNNHGSY, from the exons ATGTACATACTG GGAATTCTACCTCTTCTCTTTGCCGTGGCTTCGGCCAGCTACCTGAGTTCGAACATAGGGTCCACACATCCTTCCATCGCCTATGCTACTCCTGTGAGCTACGCCTCTCCTTCAGTGAGCTACGCCGCCCCAAGGGTAAGCTACGCTGTTCCCTCACCAGTCGCCTTGTCCTCTACTTACAGTCTCGCCTCTCCTGCCAGCTACGTTCAACCCGCCGTCGCTTACTCTGCACCCGCAGTCAACTACGCTCCTGTGTCTACTTCCTACGCCAACACTTACCGCATCTCTAACACCGCCAGGACTGTAGTCCCCACCCCTTACGTCACCGCCGCTCCAGTAGTGGCTGCCCCTGTGATCGCCGGGTACGCTGCTTACGGTACACCTACTCTCTCGAACTACGCCAGCGCAAGCAATTTCCGAAATGCCGT CAACGGATACGGAAATTCCAATAATGGTTATGAAAGCAACAGCAATGGTTACGGAGCCAACAATGGAAACAATAACAACGGCTACAGAAACAGCGATGGAGTTGCTAGTAACAATGATTACGCAACTTCCGGAAGTTACTCCAGCCCTAACAACAACGGAAATAACGGGAGCGGAAACTACGAAACCAGTTCCAACAACAGAAACAATCATGGATCTTATTAG